TATGCATATACGATTTTAATACAAAAAGTTCTGAAATTTATCTAATGTACCATTTTTTGAATATAGCGCTCCATGTGCATGCCATATCTATAGCCTACATCAAATATTTCATCCGCTTTACGGAAGCTTGTCAGGCGGTAATACCGTAACTCCTGCGGCTCCAGGAGCAGGTCACACTGGGGTAGCCGAAGCTTAACCGTATTGCTGATGGCCAGCAGCACCGTACGCTCAATCATGCCCCTTAGTGTTGTGACATGGGCTTTATGGTTGATCGGGTTCACATGTACACCAATTTTGATGTCGCAGTTGTTGTAAAGCGGCTCTACAGGAAGGTTGTTCAACAGGCCGCCATCATTAAGCATTTTACCGTTGAACGAAATAGGCTGGTAAAGGATAGGAACGGCAGAAGAAGCCAGAAGAGGTTTGATCACCTCACCGGTTGAAAAGTATACCGTTATGCCCTCATTCATTTCTGCAGCGCTTACCACTACAGGTATCTTCAGATCCTCGAATTTTAACTGCGGCCCCAGGTATTTATTGTAAAGCTTTTCAACCTCATCGAGGTGCAAAAGCCCTGGTTTTCCGAAAGCCGGACGCATCACCTGAAAAACACTGAGCTCCTTTATCAGCTTCAGTATCTCATCAGGTGTATAGCCGTAGCCATATAACACGCCTGCTATCGCCCCTGAACTTACTCCGGATATCATGCTTATCTTTACTCCTTGCTCGTCCAGCGCCTTTAGAATGCCTAAATGGGCAATGCCTCTTGCGCCGCCACCAGACAGCGCAACTCCTATCCGCTTGCCCATACTACAGATCAGCCAGCTTAAAAGCCTCCTTCAGTCGAACACCTTTTTCAGTGTGCTGTACTGTGCAGCATTGATTGACGGCATCGTGCTCAAAGAAAAGAACAAGTTCCTCATCAGCGGCTTTTTTCAAGAAAGCCGCCTTTTCATCCAGCGTCAGCAGTGGTCGCGTGTCATAGCCCATCACGTATGGCAGCGGAATATGCCCCACTGAAGGAAGCAAATCGGCCATATAAGCCACTTTCTTTCCTTTGTACGGTATTATCGGCACCATCATCTTATCTGTATGTCCATCAGCATACAAGATATCAAACTGTGAAAAGGGAGAAGGTGCGTTAGGTTCTACGAACTGCAGATGACCGCTCTCCTGCATGGGCAGTATGTTCTCCTTCAGGAAAGAAGCTTTTTCACGTGCATTTGGTTTTGTTGCCCACTCCCAATGGTCCGCATTGGACCAGTAGGTTGCATTAGGAAATACCAGTTCAAGATCACCATCACTACTTTTATACTTAACGCCGCCACCGCAGTGGTCAAAGTGCAGGTGCGTCAGGAAAACATCTGTAACATCCTCTGTAGAAAAGCCGGCCTGCTTAAGCGATTTGCTAAGTGAAGTGTCTCCGTGCAGGTAATAGTGATTTAGAAACTTTGCATCCTGTTTATCGCCAATGCCGTTATCTATCAGGATCAGGCGGTCGCCATCCTCTATCAGCATACAGCGCATGGCCCAGGTACATAAGTTATTCTCATCAGCTGGATTAGTGCGTTGCCACAGCGATTTTGGAACGACTCCAAACATGGCTCCACCGTCTAACTTAAAAAATCCTGTGTCGATCACGTGCAGTTTCATAGTCTCTATCTTAAAGTATCTAAAGCTTTGTTAGGGTTATAAACAAAAAAATGAACCAGGTACACCAGCTATAAAAGCGTACCTGATTCATTTACTCCATCTTTTTGTAGGGCTTAGGCTTCTATCACTACTCCCATACTTGAAAACTTCTCTATGCGTTGCATCATACGCTCTTCCGTTTCGATGCCTTCTAACTCGTCAAGCAGCTTGATGATTTCTTTCTTCATCTTGCGCATCATCTTCTGCGGCTCTGTATGTGCTCCACCAAGCGGTTCTTTGATGATACCATCAATGAGCTTGTTCTGCAGCATGTCGGTGGCGGTGAGTTTGAGGGCTTCTGCCGCCTGCTCCTTGTAGTTCCAGCTTCGCCAAAGTATGGAGGAGCAGGATTCAGGAGAAATAACAGAATACCAAGTGTTCTCCAGCATCATCACCCGGTCGCCAATGGCGATACCAAGGGCTCCTCCGGAGGCGCCCTCACCTATGATGATACAGATAACAGGAACCTTGAGCATGAACATTTCCTTCAAGTTGCGTGCTATAGCCTCTCCCTGCCCTCGTTCCTCTGCCTCCAAGCCTGGAAAAGCACCTGGTGTATCGATGAACGTAACAATTGGCTTATTAAACTTCTCTGCCATCTTCATCAGACGAAGCGCCTTACGGTAGCCTTCAGGGTTAGCCATGCCAAAATTGCGCATCTGACGCTGCTTGGTGTTGCGGCCTTTCTGCTGCCCGATAAACATGATACTGCGTCCGTCTACCTCACCGAAACCGCCAACCATGGCTTTATCATCGCTGACCGTGCGGTCGCCATGAAGCTCAACAAACTTATCGGAGATGCCATGTATGTAGTCGAGGGTATAGGGCCTGTCCGGGTGGCGCGATAGCTGCACACGCTGCCAGCGGGTAAGGTTGGCATAGGTTTCCTTCTTCAGGTTCTTAATTTTCTCCTCCAGAGCCTTCACTGCCTCCGATACATCAACCTGACTGTCTTCGGCCAGTGTCTTCATCTCACGTAATTTGCCCTCCAGGGCAGCAATGGGCTGTTCGAAATCTAAAAGCATAAGTGCGTCTCTAGTTTAGACTACAAATTTAAGAGTTTCCGGCAATGCACGTAACAGAAGTATGAATTTATACTTCACAGAAAAATTAATTTATCTGTAAATGAATATGTTCGGGATTTTATGCAGCAATATAGGTTTAAAAAGATGCAAACCACTTGCACAATTAAATCCGTAAACATACCTTTGCATCACTTTAACAGATAGTGTTGGAGAGAATTTTTTGGTCTGGTAGTTCAGTTGGTTAGAATGCCGCCCTGTCACGGCGGAGGTCGCGGGTTCGAGTCCCGTCCAGACCGCTTAAAGCGAGCGGATCTGAAGTGTATACTTCAGATCCGCTTTTTTATTTGCTATCAGTTACCTGTTGTTATTTCCTCTTACCCCTCTCTGTCTATACTTGTAGCGATCTGTAGTGGAAGGCAACTGTTTGACTTTCTGATTCCGGCTACTATTTTAAATACTTCCTTATTGGCATATACCTCTCTTAGCTGACAATATGGTGTGCTATACTTTATAATTTGAATTAGAGCTTCATCAGCAGAAACAAAAAAGGTCCGGTTGCCATGGCAACCGGACCTTTTTTGTTATAAAGTATTAAAGATTAAGACTCGTGGTGGTTTAGTATACGGTGTCCCCCTTCTACCAGGTAACTGTCGCGCTTGAACAGTTCGATATCTGATTTCATCATGTCTTTAACCAGCGCTGCCAGATCATACTGCGGTTCCCAGCCAAGCTTTGTCTTCGCCTTGGTGGCATCACCAATCAAAAGGTCTACCTCTGTTGGTCTAAAGTAGTTTTTGTCTACACAAACAACTTCTTTTCCAATTTCTACCTGGTAATCCGGATTACTGCAGGCGCTAACGTAACCTTTCTCGTCCACTCCCTCGCCTCTGAACTCAATAGAAATGCCCATTTCAGCAAAAGCCATCTTCACAAAATCACGCACAGTAGTAGTTACTCCGGTGGCAATAACGTAATCTTCAGGCTCATCTTGCTGCAGGATGCGCCACATGGCCTCTACATAATCCTTAGCATGCCCCCAGTCGCGCTTGGCGTCCAAGTTACCGAGGTACAGACCATCCTGCAGTCCCATCGCAATACGGGCGGCGGCACGCGTAATTTTTCTAGTTACAAACGTCTCACCTCTTAGCGGTGACTCGTGATTGAACAGAATTCCATTGCAGGCATACATGCCATATGCTTCGCGGTAGTTTATCGTAATCCAGTAGCCATATAATTTGGCCACAGCATAAGGAGAGCGCGGGTAGAAAGGCGTAGTCTCTGACTGTGGCACTGCCTGTACCAAACCATACAGCTCCGATGTGGAAGCCTGGTAGATTCTGGTTTTTTCAGTAAGGCCAAGTATACGGATCGCCTCGAGTATTCTCAGTGTACCTAAACCATCGGCATTTGCGGTATACTCCGGAGAATCAAAGCTCACTTTCACGTGGCTCATAGCCGCCAGGTTATAAATCTCGTCTGGCTGCGTCTCCTGAATAATACGGATAATGTTAGTGGAGTCTGTCAGGTCACCGTAATGCAGTTTAAAGTTAATGTTCTTTTCGTGCGGGTCCTGATATAGGTGATCGATACGCTCTGTATTTATCAACGAGCTGCGGCGCTTAATGCCATGTACTTTGTATCCTTTGCTAAGTAATAGCTCAGCAAGGTATGCACCGTCCTGACCGGTTACACCGGTTATAAGGGCTGTCTTCATTGGGTAAGGGTTAGTAAATATAGATGAATTGATAGATGGGTATATATACTAAACTTCTACAATTTTGTTTTTGAAATCAGCATAAGCCAGTGCAATTCCTTCTCTTAAATTTGTGGAGTGCCTAAAGCCCAAGCTATGCAACTTCGAAACATCCATCAATTTTCGGGGTGTACCGTCTGGTTTTGACGTGTCGAATTCCAATTCACCCTCAAACCCGGTAATTTCTTTTACCAGCAGTGCCAGCTCCTTTATAGTTACGTCCTCTCCAGTACCAACATTCACCAGCTCTCTTCCGTCATAATTTTCCATCAGGAAAAAACAGGCCTCAGCAAGGTCATCGGCATACAGGAACTCCCGCTTAGGGCTACCTGTGCCCCACACTGATACTGTCTTAGCGCCACTCTCCTTCGCTTCGTGAAATTTGCGAATTAACGCTGGCAAAACATGGGAATTCTGTAGATCATAGTTGTCATTATATCCATATAGGTTGGTGGGCATAACGCTAATGAAGTTGCAACCATACTGGTCACGATAAGCTTCACAAAGTTTGATTCCTGCTATTTTAGCGATAGCATAAGGCTCATTGGTCGGTTCAAGCGGTCCTGTTAAAAGGTACTCTTCCTTAAGCGGCTGTGGCGCCATCTTTGGGTAGATGCAGGAAGAACCAAGGAACATCAGTTTTTCTACGCTATTTACATAGGCAGCATGTATGATGTTAGCCTCTATCATCAGGTTATCGTAGAGGAACTCTGCCCTGTAAACATTGTTAGCGTGAATGCCGCCCACTTTGGCAGCCGCCAGAAACACATACTCAGGCTTCTCCTGTTCAAAGAACTGCCCAACAGCCGCCTGGTTTCTTAAATCTAATTCGCTGGATGTACGGGTGATGATATTAGAAAAGCCTGCAGCCTCTAGCTTACGGACAATAGCGGAACCAACCATACCTCTATGGCCAGCCACATATACTTTAGAATCTTGATGCATAAATGATGTTAACGTCAGATAGGTGTTTTACGCTACATTATTCGTTTCCACCACGGTTTTGTTTCATTATCTTCTGCATAATATCCGTAACCGTAGCCATAACCGTAGCCATAGCCATACCTAAGCTTCTCATAATTCACATCATTGAACAGAATAGCTGTATTTCTTACTTTACCCGACTCTATCTGCAGCTGAAGATTTATGAGAAAATCTTTGATGGTGTAGTCCTGCCGAACCATGAAAACGTTAGCATCGGAAATTTGCATCAGTTCCAGTCCATCAGAAAGTATACCTACGGGCGGCGTGTCCATTACGATATAATCGTAGCGCTTCTTTAGTTCTGCAATCAAATCAGACATGCGTTTGCTGAGGAGAAGTTCAGAAGGGTTAGGCGGAATGTCACCAGACGGCAGCACATGCAGGTTCTCCTGAATAGTAGTGCACAGCACCTCATCTAAACTTGCATAACCAGCAAGGTAATTACTCAGGCCATTGCTGCTGCTCACTCCCAGGTCTGAGTTATTGTTCGGCTTACGCATATCAGCGTTTACCAGCAACGTACGCTCACCGGATATTGAAATAATGTACGCAAGGTTCTTGGCTGAAAATGTTTTTCCTTCGCCACTTATAGAAGAGGTTATAACCAGAATTTTACCTTCACCCGGAATACTTTCATCCATACTTGTCATGTACCGAAGATTTGAGCGCACTGTCCTGAAAGCCTCCGCCATAGCGGATTTAGGGCTCAAGTTTGCCAGTAGGTTATCTTCTTTTGAGTTATGCCCAACCATCCCAAGCAGCGGCAAGGAGGTAAACTTAGCGATATCCTCTACAGTGTGGATTTTGTTATTCATCAACTCCTTAGCGAATATAAAGGCAAAAGGAAGACCTAAGCCTATGATAAGCGCAATACCGTAGTTTTGCAGGGGTTTGGGAGCAATCTGATCCTTTACTGAAGCTTCACGCAGGATAGTAACATCTGAAGTATTAGCAGCTTTTGCAATACCTGCCTCTGCCCGCTTCTGCATTAGGAGCACGTACAGACTTTCGCTTAGCTCGTATAGCCGTTGGATATTAATTAACTGCCGCTCAGATGAAGGCAGTTTTTGTAACTCCGCCGTAGCAGAACGAATTCGTTGATTAAGATTACGTTGTGTCAGATCGTTGGCCGCCTTTAAACTGCTAAGATTTTCTCTCAAAGAAGCCCTTACCTCCTCCAATTGCTGCCGCTTCACAATAATACCCGGATTGCTCTGCCCCTGGTTGTTCGAGGCTACATTCAATTCGGTTTGTAGCGTCACCAGTTGTGAAACAAGTGTATTTAGTACTGGATCGCTAATGCCTAGCGTAGCAGGAGCCTGAATCTGTGCACTTGAGTTTTCTTTGCTTAAATAATTTGTCAGGTAATCAAAATACCTGTCGCTCATCAACAATTCAGCACGCTCCTGTTCCAGTGTTTGTACTTCACCAGCAATCTGAGCACCCAGTGTACTCAGGTCCATCGCAGAATTTCGCTGCTTGAACTCCTCAAGCCTTGATTCAATAAAATTTAAGGAATCGCTTATTTGCTGCAATTGGCCATCTATAAAGTTAACCGTATTCACAGCATCTGCATTTTTGATGGCCAGGTTATTTAACCTGTAAGTCTCCATCAAGGCATTTAAATAGTCAATGTCTTTCTTTGGTGTTTCGCCAGTAAGAGTCAAGGTTAAAGCAGAAGCATCTCCTCCATAAGGAGCAACTTGTAGTCCGGAAGCATAGCGCTTTGCCAGGTCATTCAATTCATTTAACCTGAATAGCACCTCGTTCTCCTTAAAAGGCTCAGGCTTAAGCAAGTTGATGGTAAAGGTAAAGCCTTCTACCTCGTATGGCTGGCCAAACTTAAATTTTCGATTCCCGAATGCATTGTTCCACTTCAAGTGCTCAGTGAACAAAGAATAGGTCTCATCAGCATTTAAGTCTATACTGAAGGTAACATCATAAGGAGTATCAGCTGAAGTTGTATCAAAGGCTACTTTTATAGGTGCATCAGAGCCATATGCTTCCAGCAATTTCACATTTCCCTGCACATAATAGCTGACCTGAAAGTCTAAATTCTCTAATGCTTTGTATGCAAGGGTTTTGGTTTTCAACAAAATGGATTCATTCGTTAAACCCTGAGCTCCTTGGTATAAATCATTGCCGTAAAGTAAGGCCGCAGCTGTTCCGCCTTGTGCATCATTTGACACCATCACAGATGATGTTATCTCATACTTTGGAATAGTATAACGATTGACTAAGTACGCCGCAAAAAGAGCCATTGCAGCACTCAGTACAAATAAATACCATTTCGAAATTACAGAGTTCAGAACGGCTTTAAAATCAATGAAGCTACTTTCTTCAGAATTGTATTGTGATTCCAAAATAGGTTTAGTTATTGATTCTAGTAAACAAGATTACTGCAGAGGCGATGATACCAAAGCCTAAAGAGAAGGTTCCTAAAACATTTTCTCTAAAGAACTTAGCAGGTAGTGGATCAACAATGATCATATCATCAGGCCTCAGGTAAAAATTAGACATCGCTAAAGTATTGTCATTTAAAAGGCTAAAATTATAAAGCTTAGCTTTACCTTCCTCATATCTTATAAGTCTAACTCTTCCACGATTTGCATAATCAGAAAAACCTCCAGCAGATGCAATGGCTTCTAATAAATTGAAATCATCCTGATACGTGGTAAATTGACCTTGTCTGCTCACTTCGCCAATCATAGTGTACCTAAAGGTTAACAGGCGTAGATTTACAGTCGGATCGGCAAGAAAAGGTTTAAGTGCTTCAGTCACTTTATCACGTGCTTCAGGCATTGTAAGACCGGCTACCTGCACCCTACCTACTACAGGTAGCAGTATGTCTCCTGCTGCATCGATGGTATACCCACTAAGAACAGGATCATCAGTTCCGGATACTACTGAA
Above is a window of Pontibacter akesuensis DNA encoding:
- a CDS encoding patatin-like phospholipase family protein; its protein translation is MGKRIGVALSGGGARGIAHLGILKALDEQGVKISMISGVSSGAIAGVLYGYGYTPDEILKLIKELSVFQVMRPAFGKPGLLHLDEVEKLYNKYLGPQLKFEDLKIPVVVSAAEMNEGITVYFSTGEVIKPLLASSAVPILYQPISFNGKMLNDGGLLNNLPVEPLYNNCDIKIGVHVNPINHKAHVTTLRGMIERTVLLAISNTVKLRLPQCDLLLEPQELRYYRLTSFRKADEIFDVGYRYGMHMERYIQKMVH
- a CDS encoding MBL fold metallo-hydrolase, with product MKLHVIDTGFFKLDGGAMFGVVPKSLWQRTNPADENNLCTWAMRCMLIEDGDRLILIDNGIGDKQDAKFLNHYYLHGDTSLSKSLKQAGFSTEDVTDVFLTHLHFDHCGGGVKYKSSDGDLELVFPNATYWSNADHWEWATKPNAREKASFLKENILPMQESGHLQFVEPNAPSPFSQFDILYADGHTDKMMVPIIPYKGKKVAYMADLLPSVGHIPLPYVMGYDTRPLLTLDEKAAFLKKAADEELVLFFEHDAVNQCCTVQHTEKGVRLKEAFKLADL
- a CDS encoding acetyl-CoA carboxylase carboxyltransferase subunit alpha, whose amino-acid sequence is MLLDFEQPIAALEGKLREMKTLAEDSQVDVSEAVKALEEKIKNLKKETYANLTRWQRVQLSRHPDRPYTLDYIHGISDKFVELHGDRTVSDDKAMVGGFGEVDGRSIMFIGQQKGRNTKQRQMRNFGMANPEGYRKALRLMKMAEKFNKPIVTFIDTPGAFPGLEAEERGQGEAIARNLKEMFMLKVPVICIIIGEGASGGALGIAIGDRVMMLENTWYSVISPESCSSILWRSWNYKEQAAEALKLTATDMLQNKLIDGIIKEPLGGAHTEPQKMMRKMKKEIIKLLDELEGIETEERMMQRIEKFSSMGVVIEA
- the gmd gene encoding GDP-mannose 4,6-dehydratase; translation: MKTALITGVTGQDGAYLAELLLSKGYKVHGIKRRSSLINTERIDHLYQDPHEKNINFKLHYGDLTDSTNIIRIIQETQPDEIYNLAAMSHVKVSFDSPEYTANADGLGTLRILEAIRILGLTEKTRIYQASTSELYGLVQAVPQSETTPFYPRSPYAVAKLYGYWITINYREAYGMYACNGILFNHESPLRGETFVTRKITRAAARIAMGLQDGLYLGNLDAKRDWGHAKDYVEAMWRILQQDEPEDYVIATGVTTTVRDFVKMAFAEMGISIEFRGEGVDEKGYVSACSNPDYQVEIGKEVVCVDKNYFRPTEVDLLIGDATKAKTKLGWEPQYDLAALVKDMMKSDIELFKRDSYLVEGGHRILNHHES
- the fcl gene encoding GDP-L-fucose synthase, giving the protein MHQDSKVYVAGHRGMVGSAIVRKLEAAGFSNIITRTSSELDLRNQAAVGQFFEQEKPEYVFLAAAKVGGIHANNVYRAEFLYDNLMIEANIIHAAYVNSVEKLMFLGSSCIYPKMAPQPLKEEYLLTGPLEPTNEPYAIAKIAGIKLCEAYRDQYGCNFISVMPTNLYGYNDNYDLQNSHVLPALIRKFHEAKESGAKTVSVWGTGSPKREFLYADDLAEACFFLMENYDGRELVNVGTGEDVTIKELALLVKEITGFEGELEFDTSKPDGTPRKLMDVSKLHSLGFRHSTNLREGIALAYADFKNKIVEV
- a CDS encoding GumC family protein; the encoded protein is MESQYNSEESSFIDFKAVLNSVISKWYLFVLSAAMALFAAYLVNRYTIPKYEITSSVMVSNDAQGGTAAALLYGNDLYQGAQGLTNESILLKTKTLAYKALENLDFQVSYYVQGNVKLLEAYGSDAPIKVAFDTTSADTPYDVTFSIDLNADETYSLFTEHLKWNNAFGNRKFKFGQPYEVEGFTFTINLLKPEPFKENEVLFRLNELNDLAKRYASGLQVAPYGGDASALTLTLTGETPKKDIDYLNALMETYRLNNLAIKNADAVNTVNFIDGQLQQISDSLNFIESRLEEFKQRNSAMDLSTLGAQIAGEVQTLEQERAELLMSDRYFDYLTNYLSKENSSAQIQAPATLGISDPVLNTLVSQLVTLQTELNVASNNQGQSNPGIIVKRQQLEEVRASLRENLSSLKAANDLTQRNLNQRIRSATAELQKLPSSERQLINIQRLYELSESLYVLLMQKRAEAGIAKAANTSDVTILREASVKDQIAPKPLQNYGIALIIGLGLPFAFIFAKELMNNKIHTVEDIAKFTSLPLLGMVGHNSKEDNLLANLSPKSAMAEAFRTVRSNLRYMTSMDESIPGEGKILVITSSISGEGKTFSAKNLAYIISISGERTLLVNADMRKPNNNSDLGVSSSNGLSNYLAGYASLDEVLCTTIQENLHVLPSGDIPPNPSELLLSKRMSDLIAELKKRYDYIVMDTPPVGILSDGLELMQISDANVFMVRQDYTIKDFLINLQLQIESGKVRNTAILFNDVNYEKLRYGYGYGYGYGYGYYAEDNETKPWWKRIM
- a CDS encoding polysaccharide biosynthesis/export family protein, producing the protein MRHTLIAWGILLGLIFFTSCVPQKKLILLQENPEIKNQGNADELLKTISLQKPIYTLEAGDVLSLKVQSTTPDEYNFLNTPSVVSGTDDPVLSGYTIDAAGDILLPVVGRVQVAGLTMPEARDKVTEALKPFLADPTVNLRLLTFRYTMIGEVSRQGQFTTYQDDFNLLEAIASAGGFSDYANRGRVRLIRYEEGKAKLYNFSLLNDNTLAMSNFYLRPDDMIIVDPLPAKFFRENVLGTFSLGFGIIASAVILFTRINN